One stretch of Ooceraea biroi isolate clonal line C1 chromosome 4, Obir_v5.4, whole genome shotgun sequence DNA includes these proteins:
- the LOC105283834 gene encoding uncharacterized protein LOC105283834 isoform X5, whose product MQDAVLESILEQMRETEARRAELERQHADAQNQLREKIAGRYQGPESIEALQSKIRELDKKTELQMVKHEELALELTTLRRARSRGPVAGHVTSANIPTSTWPPAGSEIDIIIAKIEQDNSASRMLHDLDHTRDAITTQQPSATQGILRSSSENLPNLGQHQHPPHPHALNLGIPTQMSHYAGSPMPLTPMMPGCPPLTPNGPPYHYSEPIPPAPSLSTSQSQPAFQQKIQQYQSQPHEMSSSHPQSALSSQKQQQQTHTHFTSNQYQESYPHTQTYQQPLQQPQPSQQQQQPQQPPHPASTTYLTSASQSVIPHYTQPAQTAQNYQLNGSQQATTYPSLSLASHPNGTYSTGATSYNTQLPPHNYTVPQTNITQTTLSSLPLYSTTPSFHSTLGGLTSVPQSVLPFSTGQSTFATSGSTYSTTVGTNAFGTSGVSSGTSSGSLLQAIGDPLHAMQQLSAQSQANQLQQQAIIQQIQQSLRASSPTAPGTATGHHYMGPRQMPKIPTSILTNPLDRLTNTEDIMSEGQVDMLDVPGKGRCYVYIARFSYEPFQHSPNANPEAELPVQGGDYLLVWGQPDEEGFLDAETLDGRRGLVPANFVQKLIGDDLLEFHQAVLGLRDVDDSVSTNIPQCYLQDIDLELAALEEGNRNRQAELYVELDNIAEEDEQEPPEVYMFSDLVPAPQHLTLERQLNKSVLIGWTAPENTHQLESYHVYVDGVLKVTVKATERTRALVEGVDSTRSHRISVRSVTHSRRTSRDAACTMVIGKDVALGPTAVKASNVSATSAVISWLPSNSNHQHVVCVNNVEVRTVKPGVYRHTITGLAPSTIYRVTVKAKNLRATHFEDQNAQAANNLACHVHFKTLSKGLPDPPVDIQVEAGPQDGTLLVTWQPVALNGSAVTGYAVYADGKKVTDVDSPTGDHALVDIHKLMGLNPKHITVRTKSRESQSGDSCATAIPCSVLRGGPTGHVPPHVGPPHMMDQRQQQQPPGMAPQDDPNRHRMPGGVGQRYPNAPMPSHMRRHVGNRVDAHGQVIIETDENLSDKEIYPGQSLPQMGIPEVIKDSASEANYSEEDDPTRRRGLPPQHQAPHHRYAPQMDPHGPPGTHRSLGMGGPSGRPQDPYYDQTGSQRGRGPIYRAGRAQAQGGAGHPPGGAQQMSKRQRWFVALFNYDPTTMSPNPDACEEELPFSEGDTIKVFGEKDADGFYWGECRGRRGYVPYNMVEELKDPPGQAQPGRRGPTQSERWGDIYASMPVKKMIALYDYDPHELSPNVDAQVELTFQTGNEIYVYGDMDDDGFYMGELNGVRGLVPSNFLTEAPGQNQGQPPQGSRRPGGQSQGPGARGPPPPPREPPPAGHRRGKDACIVPVSVPVCHLDSRQLQQQPSPLMNNQQHQLQHQNNPPHLAYQQANHHSYTTVTTSNQHGPSHLPSGGGVMGAHQQGPVPPHLQQQGKGRGGVVNRVAGSNMPGMQGPGQHLQQQQQDYLGQQQLNQPYQQQQPNQPYQQQPQVPGYQQQPQQQFQQQQQPGLFSQQNPQGPGMQLGGPQSTSKPMRGIPTVLPTAQSKPNTAQGQQQQPQQQSTGPNLMQKFTEMAGASAGGDILSKGKELIFMKFGLGK is encoded by the exons ATGCAGGACGCAGTTCTCGAGTCCATCCTGGAG CAAATGCGGGAGACGGAAGCTCGGCGAGCGGAACTGGAGAGGCAGCATGCGGACGCACAGAACCAACTGCGGGAGAAGATAGCAGGACGCTATCAAGGCCCAGAGTCGATCGAAGCCTTGCAATCGAAGATCAGGGAGCTCGACAAAAAGACCGAGCTGCAGATGGTGAAGCATGAGGAACTGGCGCTGGAGCTGACCACTCTGAGACGTGCGCGCAGCAGAGGACCAGTCGCAGGGCACGTCACATCCGCCAATATCCCGACGTCCACTTGGCCACCGGCAGGCTCCGAAATCGATATAATCATCGCCAAGATCGAGCAAGACAATAG TGCCAGCAGAATGTTACACGACTTGGATCACACGCGGGACGCGATAACCACGCAACAACCGTCGGCTACTCAAGGCATCCTTCGGTCCAGCTCGGAAAATCTTCCCAACCTAGGCCAGCATCAACATCCACCTCATCCGCACGCTCTCAACCTCGGGATACCTACTCAAATGAGTCAC TATGCAGGCTCGCCGATGCCGTTAACGCCAATGATGCCTGGTTGCCCTCCGCTGACACCGAATGGACCACCCTATCATTACAGTGAACCGATACCGCCGGCGCCGTCACTCTCCACCAGCCAATCGCAGCCCGCTTTCCAACAGAAGATCCAGCAGTATCAATCGCAACCGCACGAGATGTCGAGTTCCCACCCCCAAAGTGCTCTGTCGTCCCAAAAGCAGCAGCAACAAACGCACACACACTTCACGAGCAATCAGTATCAGGAAAGTTATCCACATACGCAGACGTATCAGCAGCCGCTTCAGCAACCACAGCCgtcgcagcagcaacagcagcctCAACAACCACCACATCCGGCCTCAACTACGTACCTGACATCGGCCAGCCAGAGCGTAATACCTCATTACACACAGCCTGCTCAGACCGCCCAGAATTATCAGTTGAACGGCAGTCAACAG GCAACGACATATCCTAGTTTGTCCTTGGCGTCGCATCCGAACGGGACTTACAGCACGGGCGCGACCAGCTACAACACCCAATTGCCGCCTCACAATTACACCGTACCGCAAACGAACATCACACAGACCACACTGTCCTCGCTACCGTTGTATTCTACCACACCTTCCTTTCATTCTACCCTCGGGGGCCTTACGAGCGTACCCCAATCTGTTCTTCCTTTCTCCACTGGTCAAAGCACATTCGCCACGAGTGGATCGACCTACTCCACTACCGTCGGGACCAACGCTTTCGGGACGTCGGGCGTAAGCTCAG GTACCAGTTCGGGAAGTTTGTTACAAGCAATAGGCGATCCTCTGCACGCGATGCAGCAACTTTCCGCCCAGTCGCAGGCCAATCAGCTTCAGCAGCAGGCAATCATCCAGCAGATCCAGCAGAGCTTGCGCGCCAGCTCGCCGACCGCGCCCGGTACCGCGACCGGCCACCATTACATGGGTCCTAGACAAATGCCGAAAATACCCACGAGTATACTGACGAACCCGCTGGACCGACTGACCAACACGGAGGACATCATGTCTGAGGGGCAAGTGGACATGCTAGATGTGCCCGGCAAGGGCAGATGTTACGTTTACATAGCCCGCTTCAGCTACGAGCCGTTCCAACATTCCCCAAACGCGAATCCGGAAGCGGAGTTGCCTGTCCAGGGTGGTGATTACCTTCTGGTCTGGGGTCAACCCGATGAGGAAGGCTTTCTGGACGCGGAGACACTGGACGGTAGACGCGGCCTGGTGCCGGCCAATTTCGTGCAGAAATTGATCGGTGATGATTTGTTGGAGTTCCATCAAGCTGTCCTCGGCCTCCGGGATGTGGACGACTCCGTCTCAACGAATATTCCTCAA TGCTACCTACAGGATATCGATTTAGAATTAGCCGCGTTGGAAGAGGGTAACCGAAACCGCCAAGCGGAATTGTACGTGGAACTTGACAATATCGCAGAGGAGGATGAGCAAGAACCACCAG AAGTCTACATGTTTTCGGACCTAGTTCCGGCGCCGCAGCATCTCACCCTCGAGCGGCAACTTAACAAGAGCGTGCTGATCGGATGGACTGCGCCCGAGAACACGCACCAGCTGGAGTCCTATCACGTTTACGTGGACGGCGTGCTGAAGGTCACCGTGAAAGCCACCGAGAGGACCAGAGCTTTAGTGGAGGGAGTCGATTCCACTCGG TCGCATAGAATAAGTGTGCGTTCAGTCACGCATTCGAGAAGAACGTCACGTGATGCCGCCTGCACGATGGTGATCGGTAAGGACGTCGCATTGGGCCCGACCGCCGTCAAGGCATCGAACGTCTCGGCGACTAGCGCTGTGATATCCTGGCTACCCAGCAACAGTAACCATCAGCACGTCGTATGTGTGAACAACGTGGAAGTGAGAACTGTAAAACCGGGTGTCTACAGGCACACTATCACCGGCCTAGCTCCGTCGACAATATATAGGGTGACCGTCAAGGCGAAGAACCTGCGTGCGACACACTTTGAGGACCAAAACGCCCAGGCGGCAAACAATCTGGCCTGCCACGTCCACTTTAAAACGTTATCTAAGGGATTGCCGGATCCTCCGGTCGATATCCAG GTGGAGGCTGGACCGCAGGACGGCACTTTGCTAGTGACCTGGCAGCCTGTTGCCCTAAACGGTTCGGCCGTCACCGGTTACGCGGTATACGCCGATGGTAAGAAGGTCACCGACGTCGACAGCCCCACCGGCGACCACGCGCTTGTCGACATACATAAGCTTATGGGCCTCAATCCGAAACACATCACGGTCAGAACTAAGAGCAGGGAGAGTCAGTCGGGTGATAGTTGTGCCACGGCAATACCCTGCAGTGTGCTGCGCGGAGGTCCTACCGGCCATGTGCCGCCGCATGTTGGACCTCCACATATGATGGACCAACGGCAACAGCAACAGCCCCCTGGCATGGCACCCCAGGATGATCCGAATCGTCATCGCATGCCCGGCGGCGTGGGTCAGCGATATCCAAATGCACCCATGCCTTCGCACATGCGACGACATGTCGGCAACAGAGTGGATGCCCATGGTCAGGTCATCATCGAGACGGACGAGAATCTCTCCGACAAGGAGATCTATCCCGGACAGAGCCTTCCTCAGATGG GTATTCCAGAAGTCATCAAGGATTCCGCAAGTGAGGCAAATTACAGCGAGGAGGATGATCCTACTCGAAGACGGGGGCTGCCACCGCAACATCAAGCCCCGCATCATCGATATGCTCCCCAAATGGATCCTCACGGCCCACCTGGAACACACAGGTCACTCGGTATGGGCGGACCCAGCGGAAGACCTCAAGATCCTTATTATGACCAAACGG GGTCTCAAAGGGGCAGGGGACCGATTTATCGCGCTGGACGAGCGCAAGCTCAAGGTGGCGCGGGCCACCCACCGGGCGGAGCTCAACAGATGAGCAAGAGACAACGATGGTTCGTGGCGCTATTCAACTACGATCCCACAACCATGTCGCCAAATCCAGATGCCTGCGAAGAGGAATTACCATTTTCGGAAGGCGATACCATCAAG GTGTTCGGCGAGAAAGATGCCGATGGTTTCTACTGGGGCGAGTGTCGCGGTAGACGAGGATATGTTCCTTACAACATGGTGGAGGAACTTAAAGATCCGCCAGGTCAAGCCCAGCCCGGTAGAAGAGGACCCACGCAGAGCGAAAGATGGGGGGATATTTATGCGAGCATGCCCGTGAAGAAGATGATAGCCCTCTACGATTACGATCCTCATGAATTGTCTCCTAATGTTGATGCT CAAGTCGAATTAACGTTCCAAACTGGAAACGAGATTTACGTCTATGGCGACATGGACGATGATGGCTTTTATATGGGCGAGTTGAATGGTGTGCGAGGTTTGGTGCCAAGTAACTTCCTCACCGAAGCACCCGGGCAAAATCAAGGGCAACCGCCGCAAGGTAGCAGACGACCAGGCGGTCAGAGCCAGGGACCGGGTGCAAGAGGGCCGCCCCCGCCTCCACGGGAACCACCCCCAGCCGGTCATCGTCGTGGCAAAG ATGCCTGCATTGTGCCTGTGTCTGTCCCTGTCTGTCACTTAGACTCTAGACAACTACAACAACAACCATCACCACTAATGAACAACCAACAACATCAACTACAACATCAAAACAATCCACCGCATCTAGCCTACCAACAAGCGAATCACCACAGCTACACGACCGTAACCACGTCCAATCAGCATGGGCCCAGTCACTTGCCATCCGGCGGCGGTGTCATGGGTGCCCATCAGCAAGGTCCCGTACCGCCCCACCTTCAACAACAG GGGAAGGGGAGGGGCGGCGTGGTCAATCGGGTCGCTGGTAGTAACATGCCAGGTATGCAGGGCCCCGGGCAGCATCtccagcaacagcagcaggaCTATCTGGGCCAGCAGCAGCTGAATCAGCCGTATCAGCAGCAACAGCCAAATCAGCCGTACCAGCAGCAACCGCAGGTTCCAGGTTATCAACAACAACCGCAGCAGCAGTtccagcagcaacagcaaccgGGCCTATTTTCGCAGCAGAATCCACAAGGTCCTGGGATGCAGCTTGGTGGTCCTCAGAGCACTAGCAAACCGATGAGGGGAATTCCGACGGTATTGCCGACGGCGCAGTCCAAGCCTAACACGGCGCAGggacagcagcagcagccgcagCAACAGAGCACCGGCCCGAACCTGATGCAGAAGTTCACCGAGATGGCGGGCGCGAGCGCTGGTGGTGACATACTGTCCAAGGGCAAGGAGTTGATCTTCATGAAGTTCGGATTGGGCAAGTGA
- the LOC105283834 gene encoding RIMS-binding protein 2 isoform X7, whose amino-acid sequence MLQCCGVGGGASTAPHAPQLQGTGSALGATTSTRTTIMQDAVLESILEQMRETEARRAELERQHADAQNQLREKIAGRYQGPESIEALQSKIRELDKKTELQMVKHEELALELTTLRRARSRGPVAGHVTSANIPTSTWPPAGSEIDIIIAKIEQDNSASRMLHDLDHTRDAITTQQPSATQGILRSSSENLPNLGQHQHPPHPHALNLGIPTQMSHYAGSPMPLTPMMPGCPPLTPNGPPYHYSEPIPPAPSLSTSQSQPAFQQKIQQYQSQPHEMSSSHPQSALSSQKQQQQTHTHFTSNQYQESYPHTQTYQQPLQQPQPSQQQQQPQQPPHPASTTYLTSASQSVIPHYTQPAQTAQNYQLNGSQQATTYPSLSLASHPNGTYSTGATSYNTQLPPHNYTVPQTNITQTTLSSLPLYSTTPSFHSTLGGLTSVPQSVLPFSTGQSTFATSGSTYSTTVGTNAFGTSGVSSGTSSGSLLQAIGDPLHAMQQLSAQSQANQLQQQAIIQQIQQSLRASSPTAPGTATGHHYMGPRQMPKIPTSILTNPLDRLTNTEDIMSEGQVDMLDVPGKGRCYVYIARFSYEPFQHSPNANPEAELPVQGGDYLLVWGQPDEEGFLDAETLDGRRGLVPANFVQKLIGDDLLEFHQAVLGLRDVDDSVSTNIPQCYLQDIDLELAALEEGNRNRQAELYVELDNIAEEDEQEPPEVYMFSDLVPAPQHLTLERQLNKSVLIGWTAPENTHQLESYHVYVDGVLKVTVKATERTRALVEGVDSTRSHRISVRSVTHSRRTSRDAACTMVIGKDVALGPTAVKASNVSATSAVISWLPSNSNHQHVVCVNNVEVRTVKPGVYRHTITGLAPSTIYRVTVKAKNLRATHFEDQNAQAANNLACHVHFKTLSKGLPDPPVDIQVEAGPQDGTLLVTWQPVALNGSAVTGYAVYADGKKVTDVDSPTGDHALVDIHKLMGLNPKHITVRTKSRESQSGDSCATAIPCSVLRGGPTGHVPPHVGPPHMMDQRQQQQPPGMAPQDDPNRHRMPGGVGQRYPNAPMPSHMRRHVGNRVDAHGQVIIETDENLSDKEIYPGQSLPQMGIPEVIKDSASEANYSEEDDPTRRRGLPPQHQAPHHRYAPQMDPHGPPGTHRSLGMGGPSGRPQDPYYDQTGSQRGRGPIYRAGRAQAQGGAGHPPGGAQQMSKRQRWFVALFNYDPTTMSPNPDACEEELPFSEGDTIKVFGEKDADGFYWGECRGRRGYVPYNMVEELKDPPGQAQPGRRGPTQSERWGDIYASMPVKKMIALYDYDPHELSPNVDAQVELTFQTGNEIYVYGDMDDDGFYMGELNGVRGLVPSNFLTEAPGQNQGQPPQGSRRPGGQSQGPGARGPPPPPREPPPAGHRRGKGEGEGRRGQSGRW is encoded by the exons ATGTTGCAGTGCTGTGGTGTTGGAGGTGGCGCTTCCACGGCACCTCACGCTCCGCAGCTGCAGGGTACCGGATCCGCTCTCGGAGCTACCACCTCCACGAGAACCACCATCATGCAGGACGCAGTTCTCGAGTCCATCCTGGAG CAAATGCGGGAGACGGAAGCTCGGCGAGCGGAACTGGAGAGGCAGCATGCGGACGCACAGAACCAACTGCGGGAGAAGATAGCAGGACGCTATCAAGGCCCAGAGTCGATCGAAGCCTTGCAATCGAAGATCAGGGAGCTCGACAAAAAGACCGAGCTGCAGATGGTGAAGCATGAGGAACTGGCGCTGGAGCTGACCACTCTGAGACGTGCGCGCAGCAGAGGACCAGTCGCAGGGCACGTCACATCCGCCAATATCCCGACGTCCACTTGGCCACCGGCAGGCTCCGAAATCGATATAATCATCGCCAAGATCGAGCAAGACAATAG TGCCAGCAGAATGTTACACGACTTGGATCACACGCGGGACGCGATAACCACGCAACAACCGTCGGCTACTCAAGGCATCCTTCGGTCCAGCTCGGAAAATCTTCCCAACCTAGGCCAGCATCAACATCCACCTCATCCGCACGCTCTCAACCTCGGGATACCTACTCAAATGAGTCAC TATGCAGGCTCGCCGATGCCGTTAACGCCAATGATGCCTGGTTGCCCTCCGCTGACACCGAATGGACCACCCTATCATTACAGTGAACCGATACCGCCGGCGCCGTCACTCTCCACCAGCCAATCGCAGCCCGCTTTCCAACAGAAGATCCAGCAGTATCAATCGCAACCGCACGAGATGTCGAGTTCCCACCCCCAAAGTGCTCTGTCGTCCCAAAAGCAGCAGCAACAAACGCACACACACTTCACGAGCAATCAGTATCAGGAAAGTTATCCACATACGCAGACGTATCAGCAGCCGCTTCAGCAACCACAGCCgtcgcagcagcaacagcagcctCAACAACCACCACATCCGGCCTCAACTACGTACCTGACATCGGCCAGCCAGAGCGTAATACCTCATTACACACAGCCTGCTCAGACCGCCCAGAATTATCAGTTGAACGGCAGTCAACAG GCAACGACATATCCTAGTTTGTCCTTGGCGTCGCATCCGAACGGGACTTACAGCACGGGCGCGACCAGCTACAACACCCAATTGCCGCCTCACAATTACACCGTACCGCAAACGAACATCACACAGACCACACTGTCCTCGCTACCGTTGTATTCTACCACACCTTCCTTTCATTCTACCCTCGGGGGCCTTACGAGCGTACCCCAATCTGTTCTTCCTTTCTCCACTGGTCAAAGCACATTCGCCACGAGTGGATCGACCTACTCCACTACCGTCGGGACCAACGCTTTCGGGACGTCGGGCGTAAGCTCAG GTACCAGTTCGGGAAGTTTGTTACAAGCAATAGGCGATCCTCTGCACGCGATGCAGCAACTTTCCGCCCAGTCGCAGGCCAATCAGCTTCAGCAGCAGGCAATCATCCAGCAGATCCAGCAGAGCTTGCGCGCCAGCTCGCCGACCGCGCCCGGTACCGCGACCGGCCACCATTACATGGGTCCTAGACAAATGCCGAAAATACCCACGAGTATACTGACGAACCCGCTGGACCGACTGACCAACACGGAGGACATCATGTCTGAGGGGCAAGTGGACATGCTAGATGTGCCCGGCAAGGGCAGATGTTACGTTTACATAGCCCGCTTCAGCTACGAGCCGTTCCAACATTCCCCAAACGCGAATCCGGAAGCGGAGTTGCCTGTCCAGGGTGGTGATTACCTTCTGGTCTGGGGTCAACCCGATGAGGAAGGCTTTCTGGACGCGGAGACACTGGACGGTAGACGCGGCCTGGTGCCGGCCAATTTCGTGCAGAAATTGATCGGTGATGATTTGTTGGAGTTCCATCAAGCTGTCCTCGGCCTCCGGGATGTGGACGACTCCGTCTCAACGAATATTCCTCAA TGCTACCTACAGGATATCGATTTAGAATTAGCCGCGTTGGAAGAGGGTAACCGAAACCGCCAAGCGGAATTGTACGTGGAACTTGACAATATCGCAGAGGAGGATGAGCAAGAACCACCAG AAGTCTACATGTTTTCGGACCTAGTTCCGGCGCCGCAGCATCTCACCCTCGAGCGGCAACTTAACAAGAGCGTGCTGATCGGATGGACTGCGCCCGAGAACACGCACCAGCTGGAGTCCTATCACGTTTACGTGGACGGCGTGCTGAAGGTCACCGTGAAAGCCACCGAGAGGACCAGAGCTTTAGTGGAGGGAGTCGATTCCACTCGG TCGCATAGAATAAGTGTGCGTTCAGTCACGCATTCGAGAAGAACGTCACGTGATGCCGCCTGCACGATGGTGATCGGTAAGGACGTCGCATTGGGCCCGACCGCCGTCAAGGCATCGAACGTCTCGGCGACTAGCGCTGTGATATCCTGGCTACCCAGCAACAGTAACCATCAGCACGTCGTATGTGTGAACAACGTGGAAGTGAGAACTGTAAAACCGGGTGTCTACAGGCACACTATCACCGGCCTAGCTCCGTCGACAATATATAGGGTGACCGTCAAGGCGAAGAACCTGCGTGCGACACACTTTGAGGACCAAAACGCCCAGGCGGCAAACAATCTGGCCTGCCACGTCCACTTTAAAACGTTATCTAAGGGATTGCCGGATCCTCCGGTCGATATCCAG GTGGAGGCTGGACCGCAGGACGGCACTTTGCTAGTGACCTGGCAGCCTGTTGCCCTAAACGGTTCGGCCGTCACCGGTTACGCGGTATACGCCGATGGTAAGAAGGTCACCGACGTCGACAGCCCCACCGGCGACCACGCGCTTGTCGACATACATAAGCTTATGGGCCTCAATCCGAAACACATCACGGTCAGAACTAAGAGCAGGGAGAGTCAGTCGGGTGATAGTTGTGCCACGGCAATACCCTGCAGTGTGCTGCGCGGAGGTCCTACCGGCCATGTGCCGCCGCATGTTGGACCTCCACATATGATGGACCAACGGCAACAGCAACAGCCCCCTGGCATGGCACCCCAGGATGATCCGAATCGTCATCGCATGCCCGGCGGCGTGGGTCAGCGATATCCAAATGCACCCATGCCTTCGCACATGCGACGACATGTCGGCAACAGAGTGGATGCCCATGGTCAGGTCATCATCGAGACGGACGAGAATCTCTCCGACAAGGAGATCTATCCCGGACAGAGCCTTCCTCAGATGG GTATTCCAGAAGTCATCAAGGATTCCGCAAGTGAGGCAAATTACAGCGAGGAGGATGATCCTACTCGAAGACGGGGGCTGCCACCGCAACATCAAGCCCCGCATCATCGATATGCTCCCCAAATGGATCCTCACGGCCCACCTGGAACACACAGGTCACTCGGTATGGGCGGACCCAGCGGAAGACCTCAAGATCCTTATTATGACCAAACGG GGTCTCAAAGGGGCAGGGGACCGATTTATCGCGCTGGACGAGCGCAAGCTCAAGGTGGCGCGGGCCACCCACCGGGCGGAGCTCAACAGATGAGCAAGAGACAACGATGGTTCGTGGCGCTATTCAACTACGATCCCACAACCATGTCGCCAAATCCAGATGCCTGCGAAGAGGAATTACCATTTTCGGAAGGCGATACCATCAAG GTGTTCGGCGAGAAAGATGCCGATGGTTTCTACTGGGGCGAGTGTCGCGGTAGACGAGGATATGTTCCTTACAACATGGTGGAGGAACTTAAAGATCCGCCAGGTCAAGCCCAGCCCGGTAGAAGAGGACCCACGCAGAGCGAAAGATGGGGGGATATTTATGCGAGCATGCCCGTGAAGAAGATGATAGCCCTCTACGATTACGATCCTCATGAATTGTCTCCTAATGTTGATGCT CAAGTCGAATTAACGTTCCAAACTGGAAACGAGATTTACGTCTATGGCGACATGGACGATGATGGCTTTTATATGGGCGAGTTGAATGGTGTGCGAGGTTTGGTGCCAAGTAACTTCCTCACCGAAGCACCCGGGCAAAATCAAGGGCAACCGCCGCAAGGTAGCAGACGACCAGGCGGTCAGAGCCAGGGACCGGGTGCAAGAGGGCCGCCCCCGCCTCCACGGGAACCACCCCCAGCCGGTCATCGTCGTGGCAAAG GGGAAGGGGAGGGGCGGCGTGGTCAATCGGGTCGCTGGTAG